In Paenibacillus ihbetae, the following are encoded in one genomic region:
- a CDS encoding DUF3221 domain-containing protein has product MGRTIYSAITSLLLSSAIVGCNQDEIETGDFIFDKQMKDNTPVIAVVHNISRNDTVNHSLSDYLNNDDPNDVIYYPITDANLYEDLEIGERITVTAPHILLSSPLQAVAVEVERHDLAE; this is encoded by the coding sequence ATGGGGAGAACCATATATTCAGCTATAACTTCTTTGCTTCTTAGTAGTGCTATTGTCGGTTGCAATCAGGACGAGATTGAAACCGGTGATTTTATTTTTGATAAACAAATGAAAGATAACACTCCTGTGATCGCGGTGGTTCATAATATCTCAAGGAACGATACAGTCAACCATTCGTTATCAGACTATTTAAATAATGATGACCCGAATGATGTGATCTACTATCCTATCACCGATGCTAATTTATACGAAGATTTAGAAATTGGCGAGCGAATAACCGTCACAGCCCCCCACATTTTACTTAGCAGCCCGCTGCAAGCAGTTGCGGTTGAAGTTGAAAGACATGACCTGGCAGAGTAA